A portion of the Pseudoxanthomonas sp. JBR18 genome contains these proteins:
- a CDS encoding thioesterase family protein, translating into MSESPDTPAAHKVLARIPISVRWRDMDAYGHVNNAKYISYLEEARVRWMHGVTGGARMGSGISPVVANTHVNYRLPIVWPNDIVVELFVERLGNSSVTIGHRIVADNDDTVLYSDGHVVVVWIDTATGKSAPIPEAVRAASS; encoded by the coding sequence ATGAGCGAATCCCCCGACACCCCAGCCGCGCACAAGGTGCTGGCCCGCATCCCGATCAGCGTGCGCTGGCGCGACATGGATGCCTACGGCCACGTCAACAACGCCAAGTACATCTCCTACCTGGAAGAGGCCCGCGTACGCTGGATGCACGGCGTCACCGGCGGCGCCCGCATGGGCAGCGGCATCTCGCCGGTGGTGGCCAACACCCACGTCAATTACCGCCTGCCGATCGTGTGGCCCAACGACATCGTGGTGGAGCTGTTCGTCGAGCGCCTGGGCAACTCCAGCGTGACCATCGGCCATCGCATCGTGGCCGACAACGACGACACCGTGCTGTATTCGGACGGCCACGTGGTGGTGGTGTGGATCGACACGGCCACCGGCAAGAGCGCGCCGATCCCCGAGGCCGTGCGCGCAGCCTCGAGCTGA
- a CDS encoding enoyl-CoA hydratase/isomerase family protein: MSELVHVQSHGPVRELRLARPPVNALDDALCAALLQALADAFADDAVSGVVLSGNDSVFSGGLDVPHLISHGRDRAALHATWSAFFDVAKAIAAAPVPVAFALTGHAPAGGCVLALCGDYRVMCRSADPARPLQIGLNETQVGLAVPDGIQHLMRRVIGAHRASLLLVPGAMVSAEHALQIGLVDALADDAAATVQHAVDWLRSLTRLPQTPLRKTRQVARADLGIALDSVVLDEFIDDWFGPDTQAALQAMAARLRKSR; encoded by the coding sequence ATGTCCGAGCTTGTCCACGTCCAGTCCCACGGCCCGGTGCGCGAGCTGCGCCTGGCGCGTCCGCCGGTCAATGCGCTCGATGACGCACTATGCGCGGCGCTGCTGCAGGCGCTCGCCGACGCCTTCGCCGATGACGCGGTGTCCGGCGTGGTGCTCTCGGGGAACGACAGCGTGTTTTCCGGCGGCCTGGATGTGCCGCACCTGATCTCGCACGGGCGGGACCGCGCCGCGCTGCACGCGACCTGGTCCGCCTTCTTCGACGTGGCCAAGGCCATCGCCGCCGCCCCAGTACCGGTGGCCTTCGCCCTCACCGGCCACGCGCCGGCCGGTGGCTGCGTGCTGGCGTTGTGCGGCGACTACCGGGTGATGTGTCGCAGCGCCGACCCGGCGCGCCCATTGCAGATCGGCCTCAACGAAACCCAGGTCGGCCTGGCCGTGCCGGACGGCATCCAGCACCTGATGCGGCGCGTGATCGGCGCACACCGCGCCTCCCTGCTGCTGGTCCCCGGCGCCATGGTCAGCGCCGAACACGCCCTGCAGATCGGCCTGGTCGATGCGCTGGCCGACGATGCCGCCGCCACCGTGCAGCACGCCGTGGATTGGCTGCGGTCGCTGACGCGCCTGCCGCAGACGCCGTTGCGCAAGACCCGTCAGGTCGCCCGTGCCGATCTGGGCATCGCGCTGGACAGCGTGGTGCTGGACGAGTTCATCGACGACTGGTTCGGCCCTGACACCCAGGCTGCGCTCCAGGCGATGGCCGCACGACTCAGGAAGTCGCGATAG
- a CDS encoding sulfurtransferase, producing the protein MNWNTLVDPTLLALHLHDPDLRIVDARFVLTDPAAGRAGYAQSHLPHAAYADLNEDLADLSRVAAGEGRHPLPDEATFAARLGQWGIEPRHQVVVYDATDGSMAAARLWWMLRLLGHARVAVLDGGLAAWRGAGLPETADLPEPDPASPAYPGRFDRSQIVDAQAVAARLSESPGWLIDARAFERYSGQHEHVDRVAGHVPGAVNRPYADNVADGRFRDAQAIRMELLELLAQRGPHRADEVVLMCGSGVTACHQLLAFEHAGLPGAKLYPGSWSGWISDPARTIATS; encoded by the coding sequence ATGAACTGGAACACGCTGGTCGACCCCACGCTGCTGGCGCTGCACCTGCATGATCCGGACCTGAGGATCGTCGATGCGCGTTTCGTCCTGACCGATCCGGCCGCAGGACGCGCCGGCTATGCGCAGTCGCACCTGCCACATGCGGCCTACGCCGATCTCAACGAGGACCTGGCCGACCTGTCGCGGGTCGCGGCGGGCGAGGGACGGCACCCGCTTCCCGACGAAGCGACCTTTGCCGCGCGGCTGGGGCAGTGGGGCATCGAGCCACGGCATCAAGTTGTGGTCTATGACGCCACCGACGGCAGCATGGCCGCCGCGCGCCTGTGGTGGATGCTGCGCTTGCTGGGGCATGCGCGGGTGGCCGTGCTCGACGGCGGACTGGCTGCATGGCGCGGCGCGGGCCTGCCCGAAACGGCGGACCTGCCCGAGCCGGATCCGGCGAGCCCTGCGTATCCGGGCCGGTTCGACCGCAGCCAGATCGTCGATGCCCAGGCCGTGGCCGCGCGCCTGTCCGAGTCTCCCGGCTGGCTCATCGATGCACGGGCGTTCGAGCGCTACAGCGGGCAGCATGAGCACGTGGACCGGGTCGCCGGGCATGTACCGGGCGCGGTGAATCGTCCCTATGCGGACAACGTGGCCGATGGCCGATTCCGCGACGCGCAGGCCATCCGCATGGAACTGCTGGAACTGCTGGCGCAGCGCGGGCCGCATCGCGCCGATGAAGTCGTGCTGATGTGCGGATCCGGTGTCACCGCTTGCCATCAGCTGCTGGCCTTCGAACATGCCGGCCTGCCGGGCGCCAAGCTCTATCCAGGCTCGTGGAGCGGCTGGATTTCCGATCCGGCCCGGACTATCGCGACTTCCTGA
- a CDS encoding CoA pyrophosphatase, giving the protein MPSPSSTQLSPCIGVCALHEGVCTGCLRTLEEIAAWSRMGDDARRALMERLPGRRPPMSLELASRLPEYTALARALHPLETPPATQGWNHGELEDLLPPGPPAAAAVLAGLVPHAHGTTVLLTRRHDGLRHHAGQVSFPGGRVDPGDADAVAAALRESDEEIALKAGQVMPLGLLDTFATVSGFLVTPVVAVIDPAFVPIPNPGEVAEVFEVPLDYLMEPRNLRTVELEFKGRARTVLEYDWAQQRIWGATAGILYNLRRRLEKSR; this is encoded by the coding sequence ATGCCATCCCCCTCTTCAACCCAGCTGTCGCCCTGCATCGGTGTGTGCGCACTGCATGAGGGCGTGTGCACGGGATGCCTGCGCACGCTGGAGGAAATCGCCGCCTGGTCGCGGATGGGCGATGATGCCCGCAGGGCCCTGATGGAGCGCTTGCCTGGAAGACGTCCGCCCATGTCACTGGAACTTGCATCACGTCTGCCGGAGTACACCGCGCTCGCCAGGGCGCTGCATCCGTTGGAGACGCCGCCGGCCACGCAGGGCTGGAATCATGGCGAGCTGGAAGACCTCCTGCCACCGGGACCGCCCGCTGCCGCGGCGGTGCTTGCGGGGCTGGTCCCGCACGCGCACGGCACCACGGTCTTGCTCACCCGCCGGCATGACGGGTTGCGCCACCACGCCGGGCAGGTGAGCTTTCCGGGCGGCCGCGTGGATCCGGGCGATGCCGATGCGGTAGCCGCGGCATTGCGCGAGAGTGATGAGGAGATCGCGCTCAAGGCAGGCCAGGTCATGCCGCTGGGACTGCTGGATACCTTCGCCACGGTCAGCGGCTTCCTGGTGACACCGGTGGTGGCGGTGATCGATCCGGCCTTCGTGCCGATCCCCAACCCGGGCGAGGTGGCCGAAGTGTTCGAAGTGCCACTGGATTACCTGATGGAGCCGCGCAACCTGCGCACGGTGGAACTGGAGTTCAAGGGACGTGCGCGGACGGTGCTGGAGTACGACTGGGCCCAGCAGCGCATCTGGGGCGCCACGGCTGGCATCCTCTACAACTTGCGCAGACGCTTGGAGAAAAGCCGATGA
- a CDS encoding FKBP-type peptidyl-prolyl cis-trans isomerase N-terminal domain-containing protein — protein sequence MKLRLLSASVLAMTLAAGTAAAQTSNSAAASTPAPDRNALSYALGYDLGRNLIESGESVDLATVQKALQEGYAKKEPSVPVDQLRTAVQQMEQRQQAKAKAAFDQAAAANKSKSDAFLAQNKAKAGVQSLPGGVQYRVEESGSGAKPTQASTVTIQYKGSLADGRTFVDTFSPQQGQTTPPPPASLKVSEIPLAGLRDALVQMPAGSRWEVTLPPEKAYGNTPQSPIGPNQAVVFDVKLISVK from the coding sequence ATGAAGTTGCGTTTGCTCTCTGCCAGCGTGCTGGCCATGACTCTGGCCGCAGGCACCGCTGCCGCACAGACCTCGAACTCCGCTGCCGCCTCCACCCCGGCGCCGGATCGCAACGCGCTCAGCTACGCCCTGGGTTACGACCTGGGCCGCAACCTGATCGAGAGCGGTGAGTCCGTCGACCTGGCCACCGTGCAGAAGGCCCTCCAGGAAGGCTATGCCAAGAAGGAGCCGAGCGTTCCGGTCGACCAGCTGCGCACCGCCGTGCAGCAGATGGAGCAGCGCCAGCAGGCCAAGGCCAAGGCGGCGTTCGATCAGGCCGCGGCTGCCAACAAGTCCAAGTCCGACGCGTTCCTGGCCCAGAACAAGGCCAAGGCTGGCGTGCAGTCCCTGCCGGGCGGCGTCCAGTACCGGGTCGAGGAGTCGGGCAGCGGCGCCAAGCCGACCCAGGCCAGCACCGTGACCATCCAGTACAAGGGTTCGCTGGCCGACGGCCGCACCTTCGTGGATACCTTCAGTCCGCAGCAGGGCCAGACCACCCCGCCGCCGCCGGCCAGCCTGAAGGTCAGCGAGATTCCGCTGGCGGGCCTGCGCGATGCGCTGGTGCAGATGCCGGCCGGTTCGCGCTGGGAAGTGACCCTGCCGCCGGAGAAGGCTTACGGCAACACCCCGCAGTCGCCGATCGGCCCGAACCAGGCCGTGGTGTTCGACGTCAAACTTATCAGCGTCAAGTAA
- a CDS encoding enoyl-CoA hydratase-related protein, whose amino-acid sequence MVHSPVLIDDAGAVRRITVNRPDKLNALNAHTIQALTEAFLAADADPAVRVVVLTGAGAKAFVAGADIAEMADLDAMAGRAFGLRGQTLMRTVETLSKPVIARINGFALGGGLELAMACHLRIAAETAKVGQPEINLGLIPGFGGTQRLLRLSSRAAALELCLLGAPITATRALALGLVNEVVPADELDARVDALTAQLANAAPLALRAILECIVHGGESALGEGLQYEAAQFGLMFATADMREGTAAFVGKRKPIFEGR is encoded by the coding sequence ATGGTGCATTCCCCGGTCCTGATCGACGATGCCGGCGCGGTCCGCCGCATCACCGTCAATCGTCCCGACAAGCTCAATGCGCTGAATGCGCACACGATCCAGGCCCTGACCGAGGCTTTTCTGGCGGCCGATGCCGACCCGGCCGTGCGCGTGGTCGTCCTCACTGGCGCTGGCGCGAAAGCGTTCGTCGCCGGGGCAGATATCGCCGAGATGGCCGACCTGGACGCGATGGCCGGACGCGCGTTCGGCCTGCGCGGACAGACCCTGATGCGCACGGTGGAGACCCTGTCCAAGCCGGTGATCGCGCGGATCAACGGCTTCGCCCTGGGCGGCGGCCTGGAGTTGGCGATGGCCTGCCATCTGCGCATCGCCGCCGAGACCGCCAAGGTCGGCCAGCCGGAAATCAACCTGGGCCTGATCCCCGGCTTCGGCGGCACCCAGCGCCTGCTGCGATTGAGCAGCCGCGCGGCCGCCTTGGAACTGTGCCTGCTCGGTGCGCCGATCACCGCGACGCGCGCGCTGGCATTAGGCCTGGTCAATGAAGTCGTGCCTGCCGACGAACTCGACGCTCGCGTCGATGCGCTGACCGCCCAGTTGGCCAACGCCGCGCCCCTGGCGTTGCGCGCCATCCTGGAGTGCATCGTCCACGGCGGCGAATCGGCACTGGGCGAAGGCCTGCAGTACGAGGCGGCGCAGTTCGGCCTGATGTTCGCCACCGCAGACATGCGCGAAGGCACCGCGGCATTTGTCGGCAAGCGCAAGCCGATCTTCGAGGGGCGTTGA
- the nth gene encoding endonuclease III has product MSATVARRGRTLTRAEIAELFSRLAELNPTPTTELEYTTPFELLVAVTLSAQATDVGVNKATRRLFPVANTPQAILDLGEEGLKRYISTIGLFNAKARNVIAACRILVEQHGGEVPRSREALEALPGVGRKTANVVLNTAFGESTMAVDTHIFRVANRTGLAPGKDVRAVEDTLVKVIPANYLYNAHHWLILHGRYVCKARKPDCPQCVIRDLCRFKDKTPDSDAVR; this is encoded by the coding sequence GTGAGCGCCACCGTCGCACGCCGCGGCCGCACGCTCACGCGCGCGGAGATCGCCGAGCTGTTCTCGCGTCTGGCCGAACTCAACCCGACCCCGACCACCGAGCTGGAATACACCACGCCGTTCGAGCTGCTGGTGGCCGTCACCCTCTCGGCGCAGGCCACGGACGTGGGCGTCAACAAGGCCACCCGCCGCCTGTTCCCGGTCGCCAACACGCCGCAGGCCATCCTCGATCTGGGCGAGGAAGGGCTGAAGCGCTACATCTCCACCATCGGCCTGTTCAACGCCAAGGCCAGGAACGTCATCGCCGCGTGCCGGATCCTGGTCGAGCAACACGGCGGCGAAGTACCGCGTTCGCGCGAGGCCCTGGAGGCCCTGCCCGGCGTCGGTCGCAAGACCGCCAACGTGGTGCTCAACACCGCTTTCGGCGAATCGACCATGGCGGTGGACACGCACATCTTCCGCGTCGCCAACCGCACCGGGCTGGCGCCTGGCAAGGACGTGCGCGCGGTCGAAGACACCCTGGTCAAGGTGATTCCGGCCAATTACCTGTACAACGCGCACCACTGGCTGATCCTGCACGGGCGCTATGTCTGCAAGGCCCGCAAGCCGGACTGCCCGCAATGCGTGATCCGCGACCTGTGCCGGTTCAAGGACAAGACGCCGGACAGTGACGCGGTGCGCTGA
- a CDS encoding SulP family inorganic anion transporter has translation MSASTPSAPPARAGYFSQGLFGRDLLASIVVFLVALPLCMGIAIASGMPPASGLITGIVGGLLVGMIAGSPLQVSGPAAGLAVLVFELVRQHGVAALGPVVLLAGLIQLVAGLCRAGVWFRMTSPAVVAGMLSGIGILIVASQSHVLMDASPKARGLENFAALPAVLWQALTGGAGSAALLVGLGTIAIMLGWEKLRPARLRFVPGALLAVVGITAAVQLMGVEVKKVDVPTNLLSAIAMPSVADLAGLLDTTLLVSALTFAFIASAETLLSAAAVDRMHTGVRTRYDRELAAQGVGNMVCGFLGALPMTGVIVRSAANVQANAATRMSAILHACWLLVFAMLVPWLLRMTPVACLAGILVFTGIKMINLKQVKSLAAYGRGTAAVYLATTAVIVATDLLTGVIVGFALSLLRLSLHSSRLKVDVHEPEGEGNRLVLALDGSATFLRVPEMARTLERVPPGRELHLDVSKLRHVDHACLELLRDFARNAAARGNALVVDWQALGTRTEGTGASRVGLKPA, from the coding sequence ATGAGCGCTTCGACGCCTTCCGCGCCCCCGGCGCGTGCCGGCTACTTCTCCCAGGGCCTGTTCGGCCGCGACCTGCTGGCCTCGATCGTGGTCTTCCTTGTCGCCCTGCCGCTGTGCATGGGCATCGCCATCGCCTCGGGCATGCCGCCGGCCTCGGGCCTGATCACCGGCATCGTCGGCGGCCTGCTGGTCGGCATGATCGCCGGCTCGCCGCTGCAGGTCAGCGGGCCCGCCGCCGGCCTGGCGGTGCTGGTGTTCGAACTGGTGCGCCAGCACGGGGTGGCCGCGCTCGGGCCGGTGGTGCTGCTGGCCGGGTTGATCCAGCTCGTGGCCGGGCTGTGCCGCGCCGGGGTCTGGTTCCGCATGACCTCGCCGGCGGTCGTGGCCGGGATGCTTTCGGGGATCGGCATCCTGATCGTGGCCTCACAGTCGCACGTGTTGATGGACGCCAGTCCCAAGGCCCGCGGCCTGGAGAACTTCGCGGCCTTGCCGGCCGTGCTGTGGCAGGCGCTCACCGGCGGCGCGGGCTCCGCGGCGCTGCTGGTGGGGCTGGGCACCATCGCGATCATGCTGGGCTGGGAAAAGCTGCGACCGGCCAGGCTGCGTTTCGTGCCCGGTGCGCTGCTCGCCGTGGTCGGCATCACTGCCGCCGTGCAACTGATGGGCGTGGAGGTGAAGAAGGTCGACGTCCCCACCAACCTGTTGTCGGCCATCGCGATGCCCAGCGTGGCCGACCTCGCAGGCCTGCTGGACACCACGCTGCTGGTCTCGGCGCTGACCTTCGCCTTCATCGCCAGTGCCGAGACGTTGCTGTCGGCCGCGGCGGTGGATCGCATGCATACCGGCGTGCGGACCCGGTACGACCGCGAGCTGGCCGCGCAGGGCGTGGGCAACATGGTGTGCGGGTTCCTCGGTGCCTTGCCGATGACCGGGGTGATCGTGCGCAGCGCGGCCAATGTGCAGGCCAACGCGGCCACGCGCATGTCGGCCATCCTGCACGCATGCTGGCTGCTGGTGTTCGCCATGCTGGTGCCGTGGCTGCTGCGGATGACGCCGGTGGCCTGCCTGGCCGGCATCCTGGTGTTCACCGGCATCAAGATGATCAACCTCAAGCAGGTCAAGTCGCTGGCGGCCTACGGCCGTGGGACCGCGGCGGTCTATCTGGCGACCACGGCGGTGATCGTCGCCACCGACCTGCTGACCGGGGTGATCGTGGGCTTCGCGCTGTCGTTGCTGCGCCTGTCGCTGCATTCCTCGCGCCTGAAGGTCGACGTGCACGAGCCGGAAGGCGAGGGCAACCGCCTAGTGCTGGCCCTGGATGGTTCGGCCACCTTCCTGCGCGTGCCGGAGATGGCGCGCACGTTGGAGCGCGTGCCGCCAGGGCGTGAGCTGCACCTGGACGTGAGCAAGCTACGGCACGTGGACCACGCCTGTCTGGAGCTGCTGCGCGACTTCGCCCGCAACGCCGCCGCACGTGGCAATGCGTTGGTGGTCGACTGGCAGGCGCTCGGAACGCGGACCGAAGGCACCGGCGCCTCGCGGGTTGGGCTCAAACCGGCCTGA
- a CDS encoding carbonic anhydrase has protein sequence MEALLAGFSHFREHIYPEQQEVFERLASGQTPHTFFITCADSRVMPELMFNAGPGELFVLRNIGNIVPPYSNHVGGVTAAIEYAVGVLGVSNIVVCGHTDCGAMKAVLKPESLDGLPSVAAWLRHADTARHVAASHGHAHASDCLACLTEENIISQLDHLRTQPLVATRLAHGTLRIHGWIYDIAAGDIRAFDAATGRFAPLLSAVDGAAPEATPPARLGLLTQFQDVAA, from the coding sequence ATGGAAGCCTTGCTTGCAGGTTTCAGCCATTTCCGCGAACACATCTATCCCGAACAGCAAGAGGTCTTCGAACGCCTCGCCTCGGGCCAGACCCCGCATACCTTCTTCATCACCTGCGCCGACTCACGGGTGATGCCCGAGCTGATGTTCAACGCCGGTCCGGGCGAACTGTTCGTCCTGCGCAACATCGGCAACATCGTGCCGCCGTATTCCAACCACGTCGGTGGTGTGACCGCGGCCATCGAGTACGCCGTGGGCGTGCTGGGCGTGTCCAATATCGTGGTGTGCGGGCACACCGACTGCGGTGCGATGAAGGCCGTGCTCAAGCCCGAATCGCTGGATGGCCTGCCATCGGTGGCTGCCTGGCTGCGCCATGCCGATACCGCCCGCCACGTGGCGGCTTCGCACGGCCATGCGCACGCCAGCGACTGCCTGGCCTGCCTGACCGAGGAAAACATCATTTCCCAGCTGGACCACCTGCGCACCCAGCCGCTGGTGGCCACGCGCTTGGCCCACGGCACGCTGCGTATCCACGGCTGGATCTACGACATCGCTGCCGGCGACATCCGCGCATTCGATGCGGCCACGGGGCGCTTCGCGCCGCTGCTCTCGGCTGTGGACGGCGCCGCGCCGGAAGCGACGCCGCCAGCGCGTCTGGGCCTGCTCACGCAGTTCCAAGACGTTGCCGCGTGA
- a CDS encoding porin — protein sequence MRSNLLATAIVASLGLTGLALSGSASAQQVSAEQLQQLQAQVAQLQAQIDALQAQADAQSDVNVVQAKATESVAETQKTVDKLAKLVNDTKIGGRMFFDATSIDQKDNGSKTDATGTGFDVKRFYLTVDHKFNDIWSANLTTDFQYLSAIGNTEVFVKKAYLQGKFDDAFVFRVGATDMPWIPYAEKFWGYRYVENTLTDRLSYGTSSDWGVHASGELAGGMANYAVSVVNGRGYRNFSRSKGVDVEARVGFAPMDNMIIAVGGYNGKRGQETENVDPPQTAERVNAMVAYAAPSGYRLGAEWFQAKNWAVTNVVDDKADGWSVWGAVPLTASGINAFARYDKANTSKDVDPSRENKYFDLGVEFPITKGFKLAAVYKDTKNENDTTLDLHTKEFGVWGDVSF from the coding sequence ATGCGTTCCAATCTGCTCGCAACCGCCATCGTCGCGAGTCTCGGCCTGACCGGCCTTGCCCTTAGTGGTTCCGCCAGTGCCCAGCAGGTGTCGGCCGAACAGTTGCAGCAGCTGCAGGCGCAGGTCGCCCAGCTGCAGGCGCAGATCGACGCGCTGCAGGCGCAGGCCGATGCGCAGTCCGATGTGAACGTGGTCCAGGCCAAGGCCACTGAGTCGGTGGCCGAGACCCAGAAGACCGTCGACAAGCTGGCCAAGCTGGTGAACGACACCAAGATCGGCGGACGCATGTTCTTCGATGCCACCAGCATCGATCAAAAGGACAACGGCTCCAAGACCGACGCCACCGGCACGGGCTTCGACGTCAAGCGCTTCTACCTGACGGTCGACCACAAGTTCAATGACATCTGGTCGGCCAACCTGACGACCGACTTCCAGTACCTGTCGGCCATCGGCAACACCGAAGTGTTCGTCAAGAAGGCCTATCTGCAGGGCAAGTTCGACGACGCCTTCGTGTTCCGCGTCGGTGCCACCGACATGCCGTGGATCCCGTACGCCGAGAAGTTCTGGGGCTATCGCTATGTCGAGAACACCCTGACCGATCGCCTGTCCTACGGCACCTCGTCTGACTGGGGTGTGCACGCCAGCGGCGAGCTGGCCGGTGGCATGGCCAATTACGCGGTTTCGGTGGTCAACGGCCGCGGCTATCGCAACTTCAGCCGTAGCAAGGGCGTGGACGTGGAAGCGCGCGTTGGCTTCGCGCCGATGGACAACATGATCATCGCCGTGGGTGGCTACAACGGCAAGCGCGGCCAGGAGACCGAGAACGTCGATCCGCCGCAGACCGCAGAGCGCGTCAACGCCATGGTCGCCTACGCCGCGCCGTCGGGCTATCGCCTGGGTGCCGAGTGGTTCCAGGCCAAGAACTGGGCGGTGACCAACGTGGTCGACGACAAGGCCGATGGCTGGTCGGTGTGGGGCGCGGTCCCGCTGACGGCCTCTGGCATCAATGCCTTCGCCCGTTACGACAAGGCCAACACCAGCAAGGATGTCGACCCGAGTCGTGAGAACAAGTACTTCGACCTGGGTGTCGAGTTCCCGATCACCAAGGGCTTCAAGCTGGCTGCCGTGTACAAGGACACCAAGAACGAGAACGACACCACCCTGGATCTGCATACCAAGGAGTTCGGTGTGTGGGGCGATGTGTCCTTCTAA